From a single Nicotiana tomentosiformis chromosome 2, ASM39032v3, whole genome shotgun sequence genomic region:
- the LOC104121301 gene encoding BAG family molecular chaperone regulator 4 isoform X2 yields the protein MKGSNEADWEMRPSGMLVQRREDDSASPNPTTITIKVSYASQDFDLPVPYEFTFGEVKSVISQIIGLEPKVQKLLFRGKEKEDHEYLHLAGVKDNSKVLVMEEKTVEDKNPEEVKLTTEISRGAEAVYEVRKEVDKLSEQVSAVQTVVFGGSNVEDKDIICLTEMLMRQLLKLDGIDAEGEGKVQRKMEDRSTGPTIGTGRETEGAPCPELGRDNGCS from the exons ATGAAAGGGTCAAACGAAGCGGATTGGGAAATGAGGCCAAGCGGTATGCTTGTTCAAAGGAGAGAAGATGATTCTGCTTCTCCTAATCCCACCACTATCACAATCAAGGTCTCTTATGCTTCTCAAGACTTCGATCTCCCTGTCCCCTATGAATTCACTTTTG GTGAAGTAAAAAGTGTCATTTCCCAAATAATTGGTTTGGAGCCGAAGGTGCAAAAACTTCTGTTccgaggaaaagaaaaagaagatcaTGAATACCTCCACTTGGCTGGTGTGAAAGACAATTCCAAAGTGTTAGTTATGGAGGAAAAAACAGTTGAGGACAAAAATCCCGAAGAGGTTAAGTTAACCACTGAAATATCAAGAGGAGCTGAAGCAGTTTATGAAGTGAGAAAAGAAGTGGATAAGCTCTCAGAGCAG GTCTCTGCTGTACAAACAGTTGTTTTTGGTGGTTCCAATGTTGAGGACAAGGATATTATCTGTCTGACAGAGATGCTGATGAGGCAGCTGCTGAAATTGGATGGCATTGATGCTGAAGGAGAAGGGAAAGTACAAAGAAAGATGGAG gaccgcagtacgggaccGACGATTGGCACAGGGCGTGAAACAGAAG GTGCGCCGTGTCCAGAGCTTGGTAGAGACAATGGATGCAGTTAA
- the LOC104121301 gene encoding BAG family molecular chaperone regulator 4 isoform X1: MKGSNEADWEMRPSGMLVQRREDDSASPNPTTITIKVSYASQDFDLPVPYEFTFGEVKSVISQIIGLEPKVQKLLFRGKEKEDHEYLHLAGVKDNSKVLVMEEKTVEDKNPEEVKLTTEISRGAEAVYEVRKEVDKLSEQVSAVQTVVFGGSNVEDKDIICLTEMLMRQLLKLDGIDAEGEGKVQRKMEVRRVQSLVETMDAVKARNANPFSNNSNAVSVTTQWETFESGVGSLNAPPPRPSSTVVTEDWEQFE; this comes from the exons ATGAAAGGGTCAAACGAAGCGGATTGGGAAATGAGGCCAAGCGGTATGCTTGTTCAAAGGAGAGAAGATGATTCTGCTTCTCCTAATCCCACCACTATCACAATCAAGGTCTCTTATGCTTCTCAAGACTTCGATCTCCCTGTCCCCTATGAATTCACTTTTG GTGAAGTAAAAAGTGTCATTTCCCAAATAATTGGTTTGGAGCCGAAGGTGCAAAAACTTCTGTTccgaggaaaagaaaaagaagatcaTGAATACCTCCACTTGGCTGGTGTGAAAGACAATTCCAAAGTGTTAGTTATGGAGGAAAAAACAGTTGAGGACAAAAATCCCGAAGAGGTTAAGTTAACCACTGAAATATCAAGAGGAGCTGAAGCAGTTTATGAAGTGAGAAAAGAAGTGGATAAGCTCTCAGAGCAG GTCTCTGCTGTACAAACAGTTGTTTTTGGTGGTTCCAATGTTGAGGACAAGGATATTATCTGTCTGACAGAGATGCTGATGAGGCAGCTGCTGAAATTGGATGGCATTGATGCTGAAGGAGAAGGGAAAGTACAAAGAAAGATGGAG GTGCGCCGTGTCCAGAGCTTGGTAGAGACAATGGATGCAGTTAAGGCAAGAAATGCCAATCCGTTTAGCAACAACAGTAATGCCGTGTCAGTGACTACTCAATGGGAGACATTTGAGTCTGGAGTTGGAAGCCTGAATGCCCCACCTCCTAGACCGTCTTCTACTGTAGTGACTGAGGACTGGGAGCAATTCGAATAG
- the LOC104121301 gene encoding BAG family molecular chaperone regulator 4 isoform X3, protein MKGSNEADWEMRPSGMLVQRREDDSASPNPTTITIKVSYASQDFDLPVPYEFTFGEVKSVISQIIGLEPKVQKLLFRGKEKEDHEYLHLAGVKDNSKVLVMEEKTVEDKNPEEVKLTTEISRGAEAVYEVRKEVDKLSEQVSAVQTVVFGGSNVEDKDIICLTEMLMRQLLKLDGIDAEGEGKVQRKMEDRSTGPTIGTGRETEDLMHCYRVLRVLN, encoded by the exons ATGAAAGGGTCAAACGAAGCGGATTGGGAAATGAGGCCAAGCGGTATGCTTGTTCAAAGGAGAGAAGATGATTCTGCTTCTCCTAATCCCACCACTATCACAATCAAGGTCTCTTATGCTTCTCAAGACTTCGATCTCCCTGTCCCCTATGAATTCACTTTTG GTGAAGTAAAAAGTGTCATTTCCCAAATAATTGGTTTGGAGCCGAAGGTGCAAAAACTTCTGTTccgaggaaaagaaaaagaagatcaTGAATACCTCCACTTGGCTGGTGTGAAAGACAATTCCAAAGTGTTAGTTATGGAGGAAAAAACAGTTGAGGACAAAAATCCCGAAGAGGTTAAGTTAACCACTGAAATATCAAGAGGAGCTGAAGCAGTTTATGAAGTGAGAAAAGAAGTGGATAAGCTCTCAGAGCAG GTCTCTGCTGTACAAACAGTTGTTTTTGGTGGTTCCAATGTTGAGGACAAGGATATTATCTGTCTGACAGAGATGCTGATGAGGCAGCTGCTGAAATTGGATGGCATTGATGCTGAAGGAGAAGGGAAAGTACAAAGAAAGATGGAG gaccgcagtacgggaccGACGATTGGCACAGGGCGTGAAACAGAAG ACTTAATGCATTGTTATCGAGTATTAAGGGTCTTAAACTAA
- the LOC104121300 gene encoding uncharacterized protein At5g01610-like, whose product MDQILNKLGSYWIGQKANKEINSVGDDINSLQSSIEGGSKWLVNKIKGKMQKPLPELLKEYDLPVGIFPRDATNYEFNEETKKLTVYIPSVCEVGYRDSSVLRFSTAVTGYLEKGKLADIEGMKTKVMMWVKVTAISSEKSKLHFTAGLKKTRSKEAYEVLRDGVAVDKF is encoded by the exons ATGGATCAGATATTGAACAAGTTGGGTTCCTATTGGATAGGTCAGAAAGCCAACAAAGAGATCAATTCCGTCGGCGATGACATTAAC TCCTTGCAAAGCAGTATTGAAGGAGGAAGCAAATGGCTGGTGAACAAGATTAAAG GAAAAATGCAAAAGCCATTGCCAGAACTGCTGAAGGAGTATGACCTTCCAGTAGGCATCTTCCCTCGTGATGCCACCAACTATGAGTTTAATGAAGAAACCAAGAAGCTTACTGTATATATTCCCTCAGTATGTGAGGTTGGTTACAGGGATTCATCTGTATTACGCTTCTCCACAGCTGTTACTGGGTACTTGGAGAAAGGAAAGCTAGCCGACATTGAAGGAATGAAAACAAAAGTGATGATGTGGGTAAAAGTTACTGCTATTTCATCTGAAAAATCAAAGCTTCATTTCACGGCTGGCTTGAAGAAAACCCGTAGTAAGGAAGCTTATGAGGTCTTGAGAGATGGAGTCGCTGTAGATAAATTCTAA